Genomic segment of Apostichopus japonicus isolate 1M-3 chromosome 8, ASM3797524v1, whole genome shotgun sequence:
TATTCATATCTACCGTTTTCCAGACAGGGGTTATAGGATCCAGATTTAGTAATACCTTGAAAGTATACTTCCATTGTATGATAGGTCGGTCTTGAACTTTCCATATGACAGTTTTAATAATGGTAACCTCAATCTTGATAGGGCTCGTATATGGAAATACGGAATTGCGGAACAACATGACAATTATGTAACCGGCAATATTTCAAACCATTTACCTGTAAATATATAAAGTGTCACCATAAATACGTATTATTGTTTATAACAAAGCGCTTAAGAAGTCAAGTGAAGTATAATTACTTGCTAAAGAGAGCCCGTCACTCACTTTTATGTCACTGAGTAGGCTATCTTTACTAAGTGACTCCCCTGTTTTTGTGAATGAGTCAGCTTTCGGCATAACGAGTGAATCGAACGAATCCAAGTTTTAATCAGTGTAAAGAATTTTGAATGGCAAAACTtcaggcattgaagactcgcaccaaaccgcgtgcggccacctgaaaaagttaactttctgttgcttgcaagtgatgttttgttcgtgtcgctacaaaatgcagatagtaatgaaacgtgataccgtaccttgttatctttagctggacctgagatttccatcgctgtatcgtttgtaacctgtgctgtgggtattgaccgcatctgtatgtactgactgtacactatagtgtctaattaccgacgtagcaagctgtgtgtgtattttctgggatcgatggtggtgtctaacacttgctgttacacctcattcgaaactaggtcagattaccggcattagacgtttctttttgcgcgagtcttcacatccCTTAAGGTGTTAAATTATGACGTATTGTTGCAACCATAAGTTTGCCTTCAAATACATGTAACGTACGTGATACAGTTTGCGAGATAGCCTGAATGAGAGCGAGTTTCTTGCAATTAAGAATGGGAACCGGtgtactttttgaaaaagtcacccaagatggAAAGCATGGGCACGAAACCAAATAGCTAattgatccactctcaaaccCATGAGTCCCTTTACATCGAGATTGTAACCGTCTCGGATCATGACGATGTTCTGTCAAGTGAATACCGTATtggtcccaaatatgctagatattcaaatatggtcacctttggtcaaaattcttagacTGTCTTAATTACAACCTTCtatgaaattttcctcactgggacattcatcTTGTGTCGGTTCCTTTAAAAtttctgagaacaatttggacctccaggaaagtacttttgaaaacttctagcaatgaTATCCTGCTATAATGAATTTGGGGCCTaaactgactacctttaaggtTGAATCAGTTGGATTTTAACATTAAAAATACATACTTCAGAAAACTAGTAATAAAAATGAAGTTTTACATTAAGCATATAATGCACGTTATAGACAGCAATGCCCATATATAACAAGTTGAAAAAAAGGGCAATTCCTATACAActttgacatttatttattagaaaatatatACGGTGGTAGGTAAAGTCACATACTTTCTGTGTTTGAATATTGATCACATGCAAACGTCAGATTGGAAATCTTCATTACATGCTAATCTGAAGCTATGATAACGAACGGCATTGTTAGCCTCGCAAAATCAAGAATTCTGCTTTAACAATAAGCAATGATCGACAAAGGCATGCCAAAGATGGGAATAATTGAATTGAAAATGTAACCTGTCAATGACGTAAGTTAACTTTGTTTCACCGGGTCTTATAGAATACGAAGAAAATTGGAAGCTCGtgtaaaagaaagataaaacagCTTTCAATATTGACAATTGTTTATATTAAGCTGGTCCCTTTTCAAGCTTTTTACGTACCCTAGCTGATGACTGAACTGGCAGGAAATGCCTTTGCATTTAAAATATGAAGAttgtatatgaatacatatcaAGTGAACCTAGTGTATATATCTGTCAAAATTCTAAATCTGCGTTTAATTTGTTATAGTGGTATCCCATATTGCTTATGAAAATCACACCTGTTTTTGACAGTTTGAAGTGTTGAATATTTTGCTGACTGATGTAATCTAGCATCAAGATAGTTGTTGTATTAGGCCAGGAACATGATAACAGAACTATGGCCACGAAACAACTTACAGCACAACGTAAACGGATGTAGGCACACTGCATGCACAATATTACACTAGCCTGGGTCGACCACGAAGAATTGTACTACTAGTATTATGCAGATTGTACTTGATCACTAGTTAGTTACTACCACGGACATAGCCGTTCTCATCATTCCTTCACACTTTCATACGTCAGAAGCGACGTTTTGTTCCTCGGGCCAGTATATGTGTTTTTTGCCCGTTGTCTTCTGTCAATCAGAAATTGGAACTGAAATGATAAGCCCCTTCATAAAGCAAAATGACGAGTAACCATACAGAGAGTTCTCATGTACAAATACAACAGAGTAATGGTATTGGCAGACCGTCATGGAGGGCTGGATCAGTTCATGTGGACATCGATGCATTTGATGTGTCGATGGATATCGGCCATCGTCAAGCGAAAATTGGCAGTAGCAGCAATGTTAGGTCTGCCACTGGTAAAGCAGGTAGGCTGACAGTTCGAACAATTTAGGTCTAGCCTATTGGGCCTAGCCTTACTTTAGAGAATGAGACCTAGTCCTACTGTACAGTGCTGTGGGCTTAATGTTAGGCCTACTCTATTATTACTAGAGGCCTATAGTAGTGGAACCATAATGCATTTAAACAAAGTTAACCATAATTTAGTAAAACACTATAGTTCCGACACTGATGTCCAGGACcatgttttcaaagaaattctCCATATATTGATCCGTTATCTTCCACATTATGTCTGTTATCTggcatgttatttgtaccagtTGCAAAACAGTGCTCATGTGGAAACCAGACTTATTCTATCAAACATTATATAAGCAGTCCCAAGGTTTACAATACTAACTGCGACcagatcaagggcggcggaaccgagGGCACGGAACCGGGGGCACCGGGGAATCAAGGGCGGGGgaacagggggcacgtgccccccacttttcctcaggataaaaatgtgccctttttctacataaaaaattgtactcttcatcaccttattaggtcagcgaaatttcagtaagagatctaatcctaatttagaagtattaatgaatttctgtgagtCTCactcaaatgtttactaccacaaggcttctaacattctggtgagtgccattatgcatattcaatttgtcaaaaaaatCCTAATACATTTCCAAATatacattgctatattacattgtgactttgtaataagcagaagccatatatacagtagccttctatgaataatgagtttagttttaatatcccataacctaccccatccttttgtattttgacatacagtatttcatttgctttcatgcatgtatcgatcgcgtttgtatggacttggactttataatgatttcacctcattttgtcttgaaagaaaacttgttccttgtttccaatttgcacattggatattgcagtgctagtatgcattttttccttgaggggggggggggcagtggcagagcgtccatacagtcagagggggcggatgcccccctgacggactcaaaatgactgctggcgcccttttcagctttttaccactatttacttattcaagaattattgactattttactGCGCTCTCAattacctattgacatttgtcacattttgttggtgtaattttctgacaaaatggcgatgacacctattaattcttcgtttatctgcaaattagcaaggcccagaaagggtcatttccggcgatctagggagtatctttactcaaaaaatttctgtacgctccgcgccaacctgtggtgacgctccgcttagatagtgtcaaaagcgccaccggcctacagaccattctcgccccctgatcatcacccctagctccgccactgaggagggggggcgttgatggagtgatgtgtatacgcaaataagataatacaataagagttataaagggtactaaatatcagactgcatcagtccaatcgaatttctgcaaagtgcccttagacgtcggtgccccccccccccccagattaaaagtgcttccgccgcccttggaccAGATGCAGTGTAGTGAAAGGTTGAGCATTTGTTTGCAATCCAAGTAGGCTGTAACATTATTAACATTGAAAGAACACATTTTGAATTCTTCCATGACCCTGCAACTTCATAAGTGAAAGGCAAAGTGGGTGTCACAGTAACTGCTCCTCAGATCAAAGATAAGAATGTTGAACAGATAATTTTGTTTCCTTCATTCCATTTGAATGATACAATGTGAAGCCTTACGTTGTGTTTTCTCATTTCATATCAAGATTTGAGGCAAAGATCAGCAGTCCCCATTGACAGTAAAGAGTTTGTGTACAGCACAATACAACCATTCACAAGGCCACCACAAACACTGATTGGAAGAATATTGGCAGAACTGAAAGGTGTATTGGGGGAGAGTCAGGTATGAAACAGTCTATTGATATTTATAGCAAAACTGATAAATATGTCAAtgtccctcctccccccccccccacaccctttctctttcttgttttgaaTGATTCATTTATTGTAACATAGCATTTGAGGTATGTATACTACAACAATAAGATGCAGAACCACTTGAAAGATGAATCCTAGCTTCAATATATGCATGGATGCCAAGTAGACTCTTTCCCACTCCACATTGGAGCATCCACTTATCCAAGTGCTTCAAAATATTAGCCATCTGTTGTTTGGAgagtgaatattcatgagttatTATGCCCTTcactatataaactatataatcAATTATTATGTAAGCAACGGTACATCATTGGTTAGGGAAGGGGGttgttttcaactggtatatatCTTTTCCATGCCCTTTCTTGGGATGACACATAAACATTATATACTTACATTCAAtataagaaattaaaaaagcACTGACTTGAGAAGGAAACACAGGTCAACCAATTTTGACATCTGATCCAGTGATCCCATTCCCATCACCAATCATATTCAACCACAAATGTGATCATGGTGTTGTCATTCAGATTGTTAAATTACCTAAAAATGTACACATCCCAACAGAGCATGTGTTGTTACATTTCCTCCATACGGTGGAGTAAATTTAGTTAGGTACACAGCTGTGTTATTTTATTGCATTATACTGTACAGGTTGTTTCATCTTAAATGTTTCGTAGCGGGGTTGTATCATTGAATACTGAATACTGTATGAATCGTTTAAATCAGTTGGAAACGAGAACATGTAATGTATGGactgtatttttttatatatttttttctgtttgttttcttattttgttcaCAGTCCTACAGGATATTATTTCTTGGACTTCTTACTCTTCTTTGTATGTTTATCTTGCTTCTTTGGTCTCAGTCTACAGACAGTATGGGTAAGTCAGAATGAATATCTATGAAATCAATGTACTTCCTCTAAAAGGAGGCACCCTCATAAATACTGTAGATGACTTTGGGTAGAATGTTAGGCTTGCTTTGTTCTAGTCAAAGGAACAAGAACATTTTTAGTGGTAGTGTTTCTACATGGAATGCTCTGTGAAAGCAAAATTGATGACGACGTTGGCTCCACTATATTGTAAAAGATGACCCCTGGTTTACACTCTTTTCAGTGAAAATAAGGGTCAAATGGGTGTAACCAGACCTGTGCCAATTGGAGCTTGCTGTGTTGTAATCtatcattcattcatacttagtaaagattcctaaatcctattggtccattcaggtcagctgaccgtggttaatcttTATGTCTGCTGGAAGGAAAAGCCAGTGCCTTTTGCACTGGAAAATGGTGATATCCACTGGCACTTAGCCAGTTAATAGCCTGAATTTAGATGCCCGCTAGTGTAACAAAATATGGCCTAATTGGAGAAGGATTcctttaccatatatatatatatagacttacaCTACGTGCACTATGTTTTTCAATTAGTAATGTTCACTTTAatcatctcttttttttttctctaatcAGCCCTCACAGCTTACTCAAGTCTGCTACTGTTTGaccttctctctctctgtacCTGTCTGGTTACCATTTGGGTCACAAGGCAGAAACCAAGTAGTGCATACTCATTCgggtaaaaaacaaaaattgaaatattttaaaagctCAGAGAAACTTAGTTGACTTACTAGTGCATTACACACCTCCTTCCACACAAACAAATGAGCATAtttatatacctatatatatctatgtatgtatgtatatttatctatatatatatatatcacataatgtACTTAACTAAAATACCATCATACTGCTAGTCTGCTACTTTGAGTTTCAAGGGTACGGCTCGCGTACCGATCATCAAGCAACTCAACCCGATCATCAggttgcctgatgatcggtaCGCGAGCCGTACCCGTGAAACTCAAAGTAGCAGACTAGCAGTATGATGGTATTTTAGTTAAGTacattatgtgatatatatatatatatagataaatatacatactccgagtagcagtatgatggtATTTTAGTTAAGTACattatgtgatattctagctctgccttatcatagagcactctttgtgaatattgGCCAGCATTATATGTGATGTTGAACTGTAGTGAAATCCATGTAATGTTCCTTTGGTGTGATTCATTTGCCTTTTCCTCCAGGTATGAGAGGTTCGAAGTATTAGCAGTCTTCACTTCCACGATGCTAGCAAGTTTTAGTGCAATATTTATCATAAAGGAATGGTAAGTTCCTCTACTCCCAAATTACTTACAGTAAAAATTACAACCCAAGTGAAAATGAGGTCATGTGGATTCAtgagtttttttaattttttatctttGATTCTCATTTCTTAGGCCTGGCTAATTAATCCCTCGCCTTTGAATGGAATCATCAATCcatgatataaatatgaaagacctgaacttttctttaaataatgCTTGAGAATACAACTGTGGATGCAGAATTGCTTGGAGTGGGGGTGAGAGACAAGTATCATGAATGCTTGTGCTCAAAGCATACTGGAAGTTTCCAATATGTACCTTGTTTGAGCAAAATTGTGTTGGCTGATAATTTCTAGGGCTCAAAAGTTTTTCAaaagacccccctcccccccaaagaTTCCCTCTCTGAATCCACTTCCTGTAACAAATATTACCAGATTGTAGCTAATTCAACACAAACTGATGCGTTTCAGCTTTTGATTTGTCCATACAGTACAGAGAGAATATTCAGTCAGCCTGACATTCACACAGGTCGACTGATGCTTGGGGCTGCTCTTGGTCTTTTCTGTCACATGGTGGTTACCTACGGCAATCGAAACAGCGCCCTCAATCATGTCAGTACCTCCTCTAAGTCCAGCTGGTTACAAGAACACTTTGCCGATATCTGCAAAAGGTAGTTTTAGCCCTGaggaattattttattttctctctctcactctATTTTTCCTCCTTAACTATATTTCCTTGGCAGTGAATAATTTTAACGGTCGTCCGGGCGTCCGAGACGACCAGAAACATCGTCGGGCTACcaaactttttaaaaataataaggCAGGTAGTCCGGCGGGACTACCTCATAATTTAAACAACAACAGACTCAACTGCtgttgaaataaagaaaaaaatgtcccaAGTTACTGCCGAATgcattcaaatattttatattctacCGCGATCACACCCCCAGGCCATATGCCTCCCCCCTCCACCAAAAAGTTTCGTACATCGGCCCCTCCACCAAAAAGTTTTGTACATCGGCATCGACAAGCCTAACACACACACGTATATAGACATTGCAACGTTTCGGTGCCGACAGCAGCTCAGTAAAATTCAAGCAGTTGTCTTAAAGTTAATGCCTTTTTGTTTACCTTCGTTGCTTCCCCCACCAGTTGCTAATTCATCATAATTATTTAGGgactgttttatttaatttcagCAAATGTTTTATACCTTGAATCAGTAATAGTTTATCATCCTCTTCGCTTCGCGCTGCCCGCGGCGAATGATCGATCTTTTATTTTTACACAGTGAGTCAATGGAACTCTCGTATTGACTTAACTGTATGTGagagaaatcacacactaaatCTCCATTGACTTGGTCGCCGTGAAGCAGGCCATCGACTTGCCTAAAGTCGATTTAATTATGTGCGATCCAGATAGCCCTGTTGATGCAAAGTAGTGGGATCCAATTCACAAAGTTACTTTAACAAACTAATGACATAACATGACGTTTAGCATATACCACTTTAGAAACAGGAGTAATTGTCAATCTGGTAGTAAAACTTTTTTATGAatggaaagttttttttattaattttaatttgattgCACGTGTTGCGGTCGATCACATCATCACAGTATGGTTGTAGGCTACTTATAAAGCCTATCTAGAGAGAAATGTCATGATTCATccataataaataaataaaaaaataaaaaaaaccgcGAATAAGTTTAAATCGCGAAGTTTTTTGGCGGGATTTTTTTCCAGCGTTCGTAATACACAAGTTGCGAATAGCTTATGCCTTGTTTTTGTTGGATTAAGGAGTTCGTTATTACTATTACAATTGACACACCTAGTTGAATAAAGCACCGTCGTATGAAGTAAATATTTGTGAATAACTGTATTGGAAAATGTGGCGATTTTTGAATAATGTAGAGCCGCCAAAGAAGAAGAGCAAATCGGCAGAGGAAAAGAGAGCGGCAGGTAAAGAATATGACCAGACGAAGCGTCAGCGTTCATTTCAGAACTCCTGGCAGGCTCACCCTAATTTCAAGTTATGGCTACGCTACGATAAGGAAACAGCGCTGATGTTCTGCAACATCTGTGAGCAATGGGCTACATCAACAGGCCAAGCCATGGGCAAAACCGAGTTTGTGAAAGGGTGTTCATCACTGAGAATCGAAAGCCTCCACAAACATGCCAAGAGCGAAACCCACACCGGAGCGGTGGCCGCGAAAGGCGCTGCCGAGGCCCCTCCCGGTACGTCAACGGCCGACAAGCTGCTCCGGCAGATGAATCAAACGGTAATCAACCGACTGGAAGTCATGTTTCGTACATGCCATTTCTTGGCTAAAAAGGCACGCCCATTCGCGGATTTTGTGGAGCAGTGTGACCTGGATGAGGCAAAGGGGGTAGATGTTGGTCAGACCTACAGAACCGAACCAAAATGCAGGGAATTCACTGACGCGATCTCGGAGATCCAGCGGcaaaacctcgagaaagaaatTTCAGACTCCAAATTCTTCTCTGTGATGTGTGATGAAGCCACGGATGCGGCTGTAGTGGAGCAGATCATTTTATTTGTACGGTAAGCATCTCTCATGTGCGGTGACTGAAAGACGtggtgtgttgggggggggggggggtggttggatGTTTGGCAGACCTGCGTTCTAATCAATAACCATACAGTAGGCTATAGGCCCAATTCATTTTCAGTGCTAATATCAATGTGAATAAGTCAACCTGTCCTAAATTTGGAGcctatagtataggcctactgaaTTTTTTTAAACAGATTAATGATTTGCAATTTAAATAAGTTTACATGCTGTGTGAGATTCTGTAAAATTTGCAAATTCCGGGCCAATACCGATAATTTTTTACAGATGAATGTTATTTTCATGAAACTGATTTTACATGCCAGGATCGGGGGGGCTCAAAATAGCCTACCACACTGTAGTATATGCGAATTTCGAGCCTATACcgaaattttttaattaaactgGTTATACATCTCGGGGTTATTCTAAAtagcctaacacactgtagtttATGCATATTTCGAGCCTATACCAGTATTTTTtcataaacaaatcaaatcaaattttattCTTGCAATTTATTGTTAGGTTTCAAAATGATGGTTAGTTTTTCATTTTATCCATTCACGATCCCAAAGAAACTAAGCATTATACTGATGTGTAGCTCATATTTctgttatatttgttatttcagGTATTCAAACTATGGAAAGGTAACAACCAGATTCCTCAGCATTCAGAAGTTGGAGAGGGCCACTGCTGCTAACTGTTATGGAGAGATCATAGCTGCACTTCACGAGTATTGTGGTATCCAGGAGCCAGAACTTTGGAGCAAACTGGTCGGATTTGGGAGTGATGGGGCATTGGTCATGACTGGAAGGTGGAGTGGTGTGGGAGCACGCATGAAGGAACATCAACCAAAGCTTCAGACAGTACACTGCATTGCTCATCGTCTTGAGCTAGCAATAAAGCAGGCATCCAAGAATGTCCCGATGGTGTGCAAGATGGACCAGTTCCTGATCAACATCTTATTATTCTACCATAACAGTACTCTGAATAGAGGTCTGCTAAGACGCACAGCAGAAGCGTTAGGAGTTACCAGGTTCATACCAACCAGAACAGGTGGAACAAGATGGATTGGTCACACACAGAATGCACTGACCAACTTGTTGTCTGGTTATCCTGCGATTGTGCAACATCTCCTGGAGGTAATCATTGCTTTGTACTTAATGCTTAAGCTTGTCACCAACAACATCACCATTATCATAACTTCAACAAACTTAGGCCTATTGTATTTTCATgcaattatttatttaacaCTCTCAGATCAAAGAACACAACCAGACAAGCAATGATTCCAAAGGAAAGAGTGCTGGCTTCCTCAAGTTATTGCTATCCAGGCCATTCCTTGGGTTTCTCCACTTCATGGTAGATGTAACCAACATCCTGGGACGACTCTCTCGTACTTTCCAGAGAATGGACATGAATTTACCTGAAATGCCCAAACTTGTGAAAGACACGGTGACCTCTCTTGACAAGTTGAAATCACAGTAAGTGACTGACAATTACCTCCACTACTTTCTTATCCTTAGTTATCAGAActtgtttggttttgattttgAATGTATACGCTCAAATTACTGAAGTTTCACTTTTCTTTCTGTTAAAGACAAGGACCTGCATTGAGACAGTTCCAGAGGGCAGCCACTGACGGTACGTTCCATGGCCACAAGATCGAGGGAGAGCCAATCAACAAAGCCGAGTGTGATCTTGCAGTCACCAGCATCACAGAGGCTATCAACATTAGATTTGACATTGATGCCATACAACTTGCAGTAGCCAAAGTCATCAATTTCAAGTCCTGGCCCATTGAGGCAGAAAGAGGTGGGTTTTTCGTGTGCATGATTGAATCATGTAACATGGTATGATgaacaaatttgacatttgatCAAATGTAGTTCAGTATTCCAAATCTCCAGtaggtttgtttttcttttctttcagacTTTGGTGATGCTGAGATTGCAGAACTGGTGGATTACTTCAGCCCAGTCCTTGAAAAAGCTGGCACGAACACAAATTCAATCGAGATGGAATGGTCAAGTGTCAAAGAAAGTGCTTACACAGAGTGAGTTCTCAATTAACAaatcaaatgttttgtttgttttatataataattatatcacCCTGTCCCCCTATCTATGCAAACCAAGCTCTTTAGAACTATTCCTAGTGATGTAGTATAACAGCACCAACTCAGTCAGCTAACTTGAACTTATTCCATTTTTCTCCACAGCTACAAACCAGTGTACAATGCATCATGGGAGCAGCTTGGAGTCAAGTATTGAGTCGATGCTGAAAATCTATTTTCACTGGTGGATCTCATCCT
This window contains:
- the LOC139970995 gene encoding zinc finger protein 862-like, whose amino-acid sequence is MWRFLNNVEPPKKKSKSAEEKRAAGKEYDQTKRQRSFQNSWQAHPNFKLWLRYDKETALMFCNICEQWATSTGQAMGKTEFVKGCSSLRIESLHKHAKSETHTGAVAAKGAAEAPPGTSTADKLLRQMNQTVINRLEVMFRTCHFLAKKARPFADFVEQCDLDEAKGVDVGQTYRTEPKCREFTDAISEIQRQNLEKEISDSKFFSVMCDEATDAAVVEQIILFVRTLNRGLLRRTAEALGVTRFIPTRTGGTRWIGHTQNALTNLLSGYPAIVQHLLEIKEHNQTSNDSKGKSAGFLKLLLSRPFLGFLHFMVDVTNILGRLSRTFQRMDMNLPEMPKLVKDTVTSLDKLKSQQGPALRQFQRAATDGTFHGHKIEGEPINKAECDLAVTSITEAINIRFDIDAIQLAVAKVINFKSWPIEAERDFGDAEIAELVDYFSPVLEKAGTNTNSIEMEWSSVKESAYTDYKPVYNASWEQLGVKY